A stretch of Myxococcota bacterium DNA encodes these proteins:
- a CDS encoding PEP-CTERM sorting domain-containing protein, with the protein MPEPSAGSVSQHSVVGVTPLYSGPIQISLPIQTLDSIQGSGSVMSLVAAYVLPATLESQLSETFTTDQDTRVSFSGELDLTTSSSDPAAGSGRVKLCSGSTCLFSLTFQNPPPTAAHPGPSFVQPFSYEGTLAAGTYTFLIDAALSPANDADPAHGQSAGWSLSFVVPEPGSALLALIGLMGLAARRQPAFEAAFRSTPR; encoded by the coding sequence GTGCCCGAGCCCTCCGCAGGCTCGGTCAGTCAGCACTCGGTGGTCGGAGTGACTCCGCTCTACTCGGGCCCGATCCAGATCTCGCTGCCCATCCAGACGCTCGACTCGATCCAGGGCAGCGGAAGCGTGATGTCGCTGGTGGCCGCCTATGTGCTGCCGGCCACGTTGGAATCGCAGCTCAGCGAGACCTTCACGACCGACCAGGACACGCGAGTCTCGTTCAGCGGCGAGCTCGACCTCACGACCAGCTCGAGTGACCCGGCGGCAGGCAGCGGGCGGGTGAAGCTGTGCTCCGGGAGCACCTGCCTGTTCTCGCTCACGTTCCAAAACCCGCCGCCGACCGCGGCGCATCCTGGACCGAGCTTCGTCCAGCCGTTCTCGTACGAGGGCACGCTCGCGGCGGGGACCTACACGTTCCTGATCGACGCGGCGCTCTCCCCCGCGAACGACGCGGACCCGGCCCATGGGCAGTCGGCGGGCTGGAGTCTCTCGTTCGTGGTCCCGGAGCCCGGCTCCGCGCTACTCGCGCTGATCGGCCTGATGGGTCTCGCAGCCCGGCGTCAGCCCGCCTTCGAGGCCGCGTTC